Proteins from a genomic interval of Vigna unguiculata cultivar IT97K-499-35 unplaced genomic scaffold, ASM411807v1 contig_267, whole genome shotgun sequence:
- the LOC114171463 gene encoding uncharacterized protein LOC114171463: MMKEASASNSSGTTVTHPPRHDKWKRARQKPTGDYISAETESVARRIDELVEQSTQGSFTPQGREDILAVAIGRLEHPGRVRGVGKFVGIRQFFGPPSANHNKVNINEEVIMSIKEEMREQMREEIREEIKKEMKKEYFDMKAQLLADMRAELASPSAQPCNPPQQPSLICVSTKGSCDVPLEEASLTVDADYELFIDDLLQSLVALGKMYALGSTIHHATIADDMMRVVVVDVRDATARVPVPTQEVKTVGQAPGNFILWPVRLAKVIAKEIRVQEKEDVNESLPQQTILERLGAMAATIALQPIQLEMPPQATNRTFNTPFFICQKDIFEVLSGTDMLCISVIQLWLLYLHRRCTEKKNDHIYGFIDPIAIQGVGNKSEEVQKYLLEAFDVGKKEVGHWQLPVILPQKFVVVLLCSLHKKPNTLKIKSTLQAAVEAHSRLQGQQITSRKKLQFIAPTCSRQPGSYECGYYTMRHMHRIISANIVDSWDMIFNDTSPMDQGVLKEVREQWASFLLSVYIR, from the exons ATGATGAAAGAGGCATCTGCCTCTAATTCCAGTGGGACTACTGTTACTCATCCTCCTCGCCATGATAAATGGAAAAGAGCTCGTCAAAAACCAACAGGGGATTACATATCTGCAGAAACAGAAAGTGTAGCTAGGCGTATT GATGAGCTGGTCGAGCAAAGCACACAAGGATCATTCACTCCACAAGGGCGTGAGGACATATTGGCAGTTGCCATTGGTCGTCTAGAGCATCCTGGACGTGTTCGTGGTGTTGGAAAATTTGTAGGCATCCGTCAATTCTTTGGTCCTCCATCAGCTAATCATAATAAAGTAAATATCAATGAGGAAGTCATCATGTCCATCAAAGAAGAAATGAGAGAACAAATGAGGGAGGAAATTAGGGAGGAGATTAAGAAGGAGATGAAGAAAGAGTACTTTGATATGAAGGCACAATTGTTAGCAGACATGAGAGCAGAGTTAGCCTCTCCCTCAGCCCAGCCTTGTAATCCTCCTCAACAACCTTCTCTTATTTGTGTAAGCACAAAGGGGAGTTGTGATGTTCCTCTTGAAGAGGCTTCTCTCACTGTTGATGCAGATTACGAGTTGTTCATTGATGATCTCCTACAGTCCTTGGTGGCTTTAG GTAAAATGTATGCATTGGGGTCAACCATACACCATGCAACCATTGCAGATGATATGATGAGAGTAGTGGTTGTAGATGTTCGAGATGCTACTGCTCGAGTCCCAGTGCCCACTCAAGAGGTTAAGACAGTGGGGCAGGCCCCTGGAAATTTTATCCTTTGGCCAGTTAGATTAGCAAAAGTAATTGCAAAGGAG ATTAGAGTACAAGAAAAGGAAGATGTGAATGAATCATTACCACAACAGACAATTCTAGAACGACTTGGTGCAATGGCAGCGACTATCGCCTTGCAACCTATACAATTAGAAATGCCTCCCCAAGCCACAAATAGGACCTTCAACACCCctttttttatatgtcaaaaGGATATTTTTGAAGTTCTCTCTGGCACTGATATGTTATGTATATCAGTAATACAACTTTGGTTGTT gTATTTACATCGTAGATGCACTGAGAAGAAGAATGATCACATATATGGATTTATTGATCCTATTGCCATTCAAGGCGTTGGGAATAAAAGTGAAGAGGTTCAAAAGTACCTATTAGAGGCATTTGATGTTGGGAAAAAAGAAGT GGGTCACTGGCAGTTGCCGGTAATTCTTCCTCAGAAGTTTGTTGTGGTTCTTTTGTGTTCATTACACAAGAAGCCTAAcactttgaaaattaaaagtacTTTACAAgc aGCGGTTGAGGCTCATTCTAGGTTGCAGGGACAACAAATCACTTCTAGAAAGAAGTTGCAGTTCATTGCGCCAACT TGCTCACGTCAACCGGGAAGCTATGAGTGTGGATATTATACCATGAGGCACATGCATAGAATCATATCCGCAAACATTGTTGACTCATGGGATATG ATTTTCAATGACACATCTCCAATGGATCAAGGAGTCTTGAAGGAAGTTCGTGAGCAGTGGGCTTCGtttcttttaagtgtttatataagatga
- the LOC114171453 gene encoding uncharacterized protein LOC114171453 produces MLHQCPRYGVSRYKQKHSEFESDSKGLPAKVLWYLPVVPRLKRLFSNANDAKLMRWHADGRTTDGHLRHPADGLQWKKIDSMFPNFSNDSRNIRSGLATDGMNPYGNDIDIYLTPLVEDLKMLWEEGVDMFDGYTSDSFKLHAMLFCTINDFPAYGNLSGYSTKDHKACPICEEGTCHHQLQHGRKTIYLRHRRFLSTNHPYRKLKKAFNGCQENELAPMVLSGSQVYERVKDIRDVFGKMKNKGTFGRSIFFDLPYWKVLDVRHCIDVMHVEKNVCDSIIGTLLNIQGKTKDGLNARLDLVEMGIREQLAPQSHGKRTYLPPACHTLSKQEKRSFCEILQGVKVPLGYSSNFVSMKDLKLLGLKSHDCHVLMQQLLPVAIRGILPKNVRYTLTRLCFFFNAICSKVIDIEKLDQLENEAVLILCQLEMYFPPSFFHIMVHLIIHLVREVRICGSVFLRWMYPIERYIKILKGYVKNQYRPEASIVERYIAEEAIEFCTDYLSQVEAIGVTKSCYHGIGAGKDIWVIDYTSFRVPIFKCKWVDGNTGVKIDDLGFTLVDLEKEGYTKEPFIMASQAKQVFYVTDPANKRWSVVLQGKTIHYTDFNDELILDISETPSFSSNMPTLNVDNEVNDVHAVRDDHNEGLWENILT; encoded by the exons ATGTTACATCAATGTCCACGATATGGGGTGTCACGATACAAACAGAAACATAGTGAGTTTGAATCTGATAGTAAGGGTCTGCCGGCGAAAGTTTTGTGGTATCTTCCTGTAGTTCCACGGTTGAAACGTTTATTCAGCAATGCAAATGATGCAAAACTCATGAGATGGCATGCAGATGGACGTACAACAGATGGTCATTTGAGACATCCGGCAGATGGTTtgcaatggaagaaaattgattcCATGTTCCCAAATTTCTCCAATGATTCAAGGAACATTAGATCTGGACTTGCTAcagatggaatgaatccatatG GAAACgacattgatatttatttaacccCATTAgttgaagatttgaagatgtTATGGGAGGAGGGTGTTGATATGTTTGATGGGTACACTAGTGATTCATTCAAATTGCATGCCATGTTATTTTGTACAATCAACGACTTTCCAGCATATGGTAATTTAAGTGGATATAGCACTAAGGATCACAAAGCATGCCCTATATGTGAAGAAGGCACATGTCACCATCAACTACAACATGGAAGGAAAACAATATACCTTAGACATCGGAGATTTCTTAGTACAAACCATCCATATCGTAAATTGAAGAAAGCATTTAATGGGTGTCAAGAAAATGAATTAGCTCCAATGGTTTTAAGTGGGTCACAAGTATATGAGCGTGTGAAAGACATTAGGGATGTGtttggaaagatgaaaaataaaggcACTTTTGGAAGGTCAATTTTCTTTGATCTCCCATATTGGAAGGTGCTTGATGTGAGACATTGTATAGATGTTATGCATGTAGAGAAAAATGTGTGTGATAGTATTATCGGAACACTCCTCAATATTCAAGGCAAGACAAAAGATGGTCTAAATGCTCGTTTGGACTTAGTTGAAATGGGTATAAGAGAACAATTAGCTCCACAATCACATGGTAAGCGAACATACTTGCCTCCAGCATGTCACACATTGTCTAAACAAGAGAAGAGAAGTTTTTGTGAGATTTTACAAGGTGTGAAAGTTCCACTAGGTTACTCTTCCAATTTTGTATCCATGAAAGATCTAAAATTACTTGGGTTAAAATCTCATGATTGTCATGTATTGATGCAACAACTTCTACCCGTGGCTATTCGAGGCATATTGCCTAAGAATGTTAGATATACCTTAACAAGATTGTGCTTCTTTTTTAATGCAATATGTAGTAAGGTTATAGATATTGAGAAGTTGGATCAGTTAGAAAATGAGGCTGTACTCATATTGTGTCAGTTGGAGATGTACTTTCCTCCATCATTCTTTCATATTATGGTCCATCTGATTATTCATTTAGTCCGAGAAGTTAGAATTTGTGGTTCAGTATTCTTACGATGGATGTACCCTATTGAGCGATACATCAAGATATTGAAAGGGTATGTAAAGAAccaatatcgtccagaagcaTCAATTGTTGAAAGATATATTGCAGAGGAAGCTATTGAGTTCTGTACAGACTACTTATCACAAGTTGAAGCTATAGGGGTAACGAAGTCTTGTTACCATGGAATAGGTGCTGGTAAGG ATATTTGGGTAATAGATTACACAAGTTTCAGAGTACctatttttaaatgtaagtgGGTTGATGGTAATACTGGCGTGAAGATTGATGATCTAGGTTTTACCTTGGTTGACCTAGAAAAGGAAGGTTATACTAAAGAGCCATTCATCATGGCATCTCAAGCAAAACAGGTGTTTTATGTCACTGATCCCGCTAACAAAAGATGGTCAGTGGTTCTCCAAGGCAAAACCATACATTATACTGATTTCAATGATGAATTGATACTTGATATTAGTGAAACTCCATCCTTCTCATCAAATATGCCGACCTTGAATGTCGACAATGAAGTAAATGATGTTCATGCCGTACGTGATGACCACAATGAAGGGTTGTGGGAGAACATTCTAACTTGA